The Ciconia boyciana chromosome 2, ASM3463844v1, whole genome shotgun sequence genome has a segment encoding these proteins:
- the LOC140647126 gene encoding uncharacterized protein: protein MARRDGGGGLSRLLLWLALWGLWRGGAAGALPARGAALPFGAGPPVACSPRCQHGGLCLGNGTCICSKGYEGELCQHATCYPKCKNGGECLRPGKCRCPPGYGGRYCHKVSCEGGCQNGGECISVNGVVKCLCASGWTGSRCQEAICPQGCRNNGACVAPGICSCPAGWVGGACHLAVCKLPCQHGGKCIAPNVCRCRLPYSGLQCTKKRKE, encoded by the exons ATGGCGCGGCGggacggcggcggggggctgtCCCgcctgctgctctggctggcGCTGTGGGGGCTGTggcgcggcggcgcggccggcgccctgcccgcccgcggGGCGGCCCTGCCCTTCGGCGCGGGCCCGCCGGTGGCCTGCAGCCCGCGCTGCCAGCACGGCGGGCTCTGCCTCGGCAACGGCACCTGCATCTGCTCCAAGGGCTACGAGGGCGAGCTCTGCCAGCACG CAACATGTTatccaaaatgcaaaaatggtGGGGAGTGCCTCAGACCTGGAAAATGCAGATGTCCACCTGGCTATGGGGGTAGATACTGTCATAAAG TAAGCTGTGAAGGAGGCTGTCAAAATGGCGGGGAATGCATCTCTGTCAATGGAGTTGTGAAGTGCCTTTGTGCTTCTGGCTGGACAGGATCAAGATGCCAAGAAG CAATTTGTCCTCAAGGTTGTCGGAATAATGGAGCTTGTGTGGCTCCTGGGATTTGTAGCTGTCCAGCTGGATGGGTTGGTGGAGCATGCCACTTAG CTGTATGTAAACTACCTTGTCAACATGGAGGAAAATGCATAGCTCCAAATGTGTGCAGATGTCGACTGCCGTACTCTGGTCTACAGtgtacaaagaaaaggaaggaatga